The following are encoded in a window of Salinibacter ruber DSM 13855 genomic DNA:
- a CDS encoding peptide-methionine (S)-S-oxide reductase, which produces MNRRRPSAPASPLGGRSAFFVGATPRSSGPEPTRPDCAINVPVRTFDEHPAAPMAPPTDAAMQPPPMDQTAPTDLEAAVVALGCFWNVEAAFGALDGVVRTTVGYAGGQAPDPAYATLGDHAEAVRVEYAPARLRYTALLDRFWSLFDPTLTPAKRRYQPLLVPQNAEQAEQARAAWADAVAQDERAERVEIVGDGNFCAAALRHQKHLLRRHDDVTAALQARLPDARALARSPAATLATGYLGGHRHPSRLADDQDRLGLPADALSTLRAAARRHGSWNAFVQAGRST; this is translated from the coding sequence ATGAATCGCCGCCGACCGAGTGCGCCGGCCTCCCCCCTCGGGGGACGGTCGGCGTTTTTTGTTGGGGCGACGCCCCGTTCCTCCGGGCCGGAGCCCACCCGACCGGACTGCGCAATCAACGTCCCCGTCCGCACGTTCGACGAGCACCCCGCCGCCCCGATGGCGCCCCCGACCGACGCAGCGATGCAGCCGCCCCCAATGGACCAGACCGCTCCGACCGACCTCGAGGCCGCCGTCGTGGCCCTCGGGTGTTTCTGGAACGTGGAGGCAGCCTTTGGGGCGCTGGACGGCGTGGTCCGCACCACAGTCGGCTATGCCGGCGGACAGGCTCCCGATCCCGCGTACGCCACGCTTGGGGACCACGCCGAGGCGGTACGGGTCGAGTACGCCCCGGCCCGGCTCCGCTACACCGCCCTCCTGGATCGCTTCTGGTCCCTGTTCGATCCGACCCTGACGCCCGCCAAGCGCCGGTACCAGCCCCTGCTCGTGCCCCAGAACGCAGAGCAGGCGGAACAGGCGCGGGCCGCGTGGGCCGACGCCGTCGCGCAGGACGAGCGGGCCGAGCGTGTTGAGATCGTTGGCGACGGCAACTTTTGCGCCGCCGCGCTCCGACACCAGAAGCACCTGCTCCGGCGCCACGACGACGTGACGGCCGCCCTCCAGGCCCGGCTCCCGGACGCACGAGCGCTGGCCCGGTCCCCCGCGGCCACGCTCGCCACCGGCTACCTCGGCGGCCACCGCCATCCCTCCCGCCTCGCCGACGACCAAGACCGACTCGGACTTCCCGCCGACGCCCTCTCGACGCTCCGTGCGGCGGCCCGACGGCACGGAAGCTGGAACGCCTTCGTACAGGCGGGACGATCCACGTAG
- a CDS encoding peptide-methionine (S)-S-oxide reductase: protein MPSSSTPPADASMDMPPMDRRAPADLSHAAFGLWCFWGPDALFGAQEGVVRTTVGYAGGGTPAPTYEDIGDHIETVRVAYDPDQISYADLLALFWTAHDPTRAPLKRQYQSALFPATPEQAEQARASRSDVAAAHDGALSTEIIADAPFTRAEPYHQKHKLRRHSAVADPLRAVYPADRAFADSPAAALANGYVGGHRSPTRLTDDAARLGLPTTATEALRTIAADRHRA from the coding sequence ATGCCCTCTTCCTCGACGCCCCCCGCCGACGCCTCGATGGACATGCCGCCCATGGACCGCCGTGCCCCGGCCGACCTGTCCCACGCCGCCTTCGGGCTGTGGTGCTTCTGGGGCCCGGACGCCCTCTTCGGCGCCCAGGAGGGAGTGGTGCGCACCACGGTGGGATACGCCGGCGGCGGGACGCCCGCCCCCACCTACGAGGACATTGGCGACCACATCGAGACCGTCCGCGTGGCGTACGACCCGGATCAGATTTCGTACGCCGACCTGCTGGCCCTCTTCTGGACCGCCCACGACCCCACGCGGGCGCCGCTCAAGCGGCAGTACCAGTCAGCCCTCTTCCCGGCCACGCCCGAACAGGCCGAACAGGCCCGTGCGTCGAGATCCGATGTCGCTGCCGCCCACGACGGGGCGCTCAGTACCGAAATCATTGCGGACGCCCCCTTCACCCGCGCCGAGCCCTACCACCAGAAGCACAAGCTCCGCCGCCACTCCGCGGTCGCCGACCCGCTTCGGGCCGTGTACCCGGCGGATCGGGCCTTTGCCGATTCGCCCGCCGCGGCCCTCGCAAACGGATACGTCGGCGGCCACCGCTCCCCGACCCGGCTCACGGACGACGCGGCCCGCCTCGGCCTGCCCACGACGGCGACGGAGGCCCTCCGCACGATCGCGGCGGATCGCCATCGGGCGTGA
- a CDS encoding Na+/H+ antiporter NhaC family protein — protein MDWIVLLPPVVAIGLAMWTRQIYLSLFAGLWLGTTILAGGNPVLGLRELADQIVTVFTTESNARILVFCLLVGGLVALVQASGGVQGFIKWARARGWGESRRGAELLAWGIGVVLFVESNISSLTVGAVSRPLFDRLSLPREKLAYYCDATCAPVCMSVPLNGWGAFVLGLVGAQELSQNAVAVLAEAVLFNFFALFAIGFSLVLALTGWGFGAMRRAEKRAADTGQVLRPDAQPMIEDDVARIEPPDHVAPQARNLLLPVAVMVAMIFVGLYVTGGGNLMEGSGSTAVLWAVGTALGAALLLYAIPRPLREGRATLTLGTSMDWVVKGASGLVPVTLLLVLAFALGQVSQALEMGDYVVQLVGEQGPAWWMPVLVFAVTSFVAFTLGSSWTAFAILIPVVMPLAVEVALPSSLMLGAVLSGGIFGDHTSPLSDTSIISSMAAASDHVDHVNTQMPYALVQAGLAAVAFVVAGLLAG, from the coding sequence ATGGACTGGATCGTTTTGCTGCCGCCCGTCGTGGCGATTGGACTTGCGATGTGGACCCGGCAGATCTACCTGTCGCTCTTTGCCGGGCTCTGGCTGGGTACCACCATCCTGGCGGGGGGCAATCCGGTGCTCGGCCTCCGCGAGCTGGCCGACCAGATCGTGACGGTCTTCACGACCGAGAGCAACGCCCGCATCCTCGTGTTCTGTCTGCTGGTGGGCGGGCTCGTGGCGCTGGTCCAGGCCTCGGGCGGGGTGCAGGGCTTTATCAAGTGGGCGCGGGCCCGCGGCTGGGGGGAGAGCCGGCGCGGGGCCGAGCTATTGGCGTGGGGCATCGGGGTGGTTCTCTTCGTCGAGTCGAACATTTCATCCCTGACCGTTGGGGCGGTGAGCCGCCCGCTGTTCGACCGCCTCAGCCTGCCCCGCGAGAAGCTGGCCTACTACTGCGACGCCACCTGCGCGCCCGTCTGCATGTCGGTCCCGCTCAACGGGTGGGGCGCCTTCGTCCTGGGCCTGGTCGGGGCCCAAGAGCTGTCGCAGAACGCCGTGGCCGTGCTGGCCGAGGCGGTGCTCTTCAATTTCTTCGCCCTGTTCGCAATCGGCTTCTCGCTCGTGCTGGCGCTGACGGGCTGGGGCTTCGGGGCCATGCGACGAGCGGAGAAGCGGGCGGCGGACACCGGGCAGGTCCTGCGCCCCGACGCCCAGCCGATGATTGAGGACGATGTGGCCCGCATCGAGCCGCCCGACCATGTGGCGCCGCAGGCACGCAACCTGCTGCTTCCCGTCGCCGTCATGGTCGCGATGATCTTCGTCGGGCTGTACGTCACCGGCGGGGGCAATCTCATGGAGGGAAGCGGCTCGACGGCCGTGCTGTGGGCTGTGGGGACGGCCTTGGGGGCGGCGCTGCTGCTCTACGCCATCCCGCGTCCGCTCCGAGAGGGGCGCGCCACCCTGACGCTGGGCACGTCGATGGACTGGGTCGTGAAGGGCGCGTCCGGCCTCGTGCCCGTCACGCTGCTGCTTGTGCTCGCGTTCGCGCTCGGGCAGGTCTCCCAGGCGCTCGAGATGGGCGACTACGTGGTGCAGCTCGTCGGCGAGCAGGGCCCGGCCTGGTGGATGCCCGTGCTCGTGTTTGCGGTGACGAGCTTCGTGGCGTTCACGCTCGGGTCGTCGTGGACCGCCTTTGCCATTCTCATCCCCGTGGTGATGCCGCTGGCGGTCGAGGTGGCGCTCCCGTCCTCCCTCATGCTGGGGGCTGTGCTGTCCGGGGGCATCTTCGGGGACCACACCTCGCCGCTCTCCGACACCTCCATCATCTCGTCGATGGCGGCGGCGTCCGACCACGTGGACCACGTCAACACGCAGATGCCCTACGCGCTCGTGCAGGCCGGGCTGGCCGCCGTCGCGTTCGTGGTGGCGGGCCTGCTCGCCGGATGA
- a CDS encoding SDR family oxidoreductase: MPTVAITGAAGVIGSVTAEVFDDAGWDLALIDIGGENRATLEASFPDAQVFDVDLTDADATMETFADVWEEQGALDAVLGIAGGFAMQQAVESTADDYARMMELNFRTLFNTARAAVPFLTRADSSFLLGVSAPAALEGQAEAGLYGASKAAVASYVKSLGLEEQGAGLRTTVLYPMGVVDTPDNRAAMPDADPSTWVDPRELADAMLYAATRSPRGHVPELKVRAMS; encoded by the coding sequence ATGCCCACCGTAGCCATCACTGGGGCCGCCGGCGTCATCGGCTCCGTGACCGCCGAGGTCTTCGACGACGCGGGCTGGGACCTTGCCCTCATCGACATCGGGGGCGAGAACCGTGCCACCCTGGAGGCCTCCTTTCCCGACGCGCAGGTCTTTGACGTCGACCTGACCGACGCGGACGCCACCATGGAGACGTTCGCGGATGTCTGGGAGGAGCAGGGGGCGCTCGACGCCGTCCTCGGCATTGCGGGCGGTTTTGCGATGCAGCAGGCCGTCGAGTCGACGGCCGACGACTACGCCCGCATGATGGAGCTTAACTTCCGCACCCTCTTCAACACGGCCCGTGCGGCGGTGCCCTTCCTCACGCGGGCGGACAGTAGCTTTCTGCTCGGCGTGTCCGCACCGGCGGCACTAGAGGGCCAGGCCGAGGCCGGCCTCTATGGGGCGTCGAAGGCCGCCGTGGCGTCTTACGTCAAGTCCCTGGGGCTCGAAGAACAGGGCGCGGGCCTGCGCACGACGGTCCTCTACCCGATGGGCGTCGTCGACACGCCGGACAACCGCGCGGCGATGCCGGACGCCGACCCGTCCACCTGGGTTGACCCGCGCGAACTGGCCGACGCGATGCTCTACGCCGCCACTCGCAGCCCGCGCGGCCACGTGCCGGAGCTGAAGGTCCGCGCGATGTCGTAG
- a CDS encoding sodium:solute symporter family protein produces the protein MSELAIYWVFAGAFLASMVAIGAYQFIGLRTVDDRGERAFDFWIGEGTVPGWWTAASLAAGWLLLGWMTWQMYLWYAYGLGAIWIFTIPWLLCTVGLLFVPKLFRRFPGVSIPEILRFRFNRMTQTLLGPVQSFAYLTWLAAEIYVLSAVLSKPLEVGIVTMAIIVSITFGIYVTMGGFRSVLRTDLIQFVCAAIMLVALSVFGIMEAAALSGGFGQIVAQINETPPVYADHFWDWDSPGYSYMFASLLIYTPGFITLQGAWQRVMATSTETEAQKGMWWNVTFNVIIVVLMPTLIAVAALVVFPPVGGEIPSEVGSFGYFIFSSMITELFSNPIVAGALIVALMGMALSSVDTYVNVCAMNLTKDVLEPLVFERYDVSGQARLNTGRAVTAGFIGISLLWAFEFPGLFDMYFLSSALISATTAVATFSAFSKKPTTLSAYLAIIFGTVGIFLFFFLGKYEMLGWLPTWLTNSGLAYGVIGLALSIIGIFVGIAFGTPPSDRVLARYDGSYYSGRREMYELNQQLKQEEKEEREEAAAAPSA, from the coding sequence ATGAGTGAACTAGCGATTTACTGGGTCTTCGCGGGGGCGTTCTTGGCAAGCATGGTCGCCATCGGCGCCTACCAGTTTATTGGCCTCCGGACGGTGGACGACCGGGGGGAACGGGCCTTCGATTTCTGGATCGGCGAAGGGACGGTGCCGGGCTGGTGGACGGCGGCCTCCCTGGCGGCCGGCTGGCTTTTGCTCGGCTGGATGACGTGGCAGATGTACCTCTGGTACGCCTACGGCCTCGGGGCCATCTGGATCTTCACGATTCCCTGGCTCCTGTGCACCGTCGGGCTCCTGTTCGTGCCCAAGCTGTTCCGGCGGTTTCCGGGCGTCTCGATCCCCGAGATCCTCCGCTTCCGCTTCAACCGCATGACGCAGACGCTCCTGGGGCCCGTGCAGAGCTTTGCGTACCTCACGTGGCTGGCCGCCGAAATCTACGTGCTGAGCGCCGTGCTGTCAAAGCCGCTGGAGGTCGGCATCGTGACGATGGCCATTATCGTGAGCATCACGTTCGGCATCTACGTGACCATGGGCGGCTTCCGCTCCGTCCTGCGCACGGACCTGATCCAGTTCGTCTGCGCGGCGATCATGCTCGTGGCCCTCTCGGTGTTCGGCATCATGGAGGCCGCAGCCCTCTCGGGCGGCTTCGGACAGATCGTCGCTCAGATCAACGAGACGCCGCCCGTCTACGCCGATCACTTCTGGGACTGGGACTCGCCGGGCTACTCCTACATGTTTGCATCGCTCCTTATCTACACGCCCGGCTTCATCACCCTGCAGGGCGCATGGCAGCGCGTGATGGCGACCTCCACCGAGACGGAGGCCCAGAAGGGCATGTGGTGGAACGTCACGTTCAACGTCATCATCGTGGTCCTCATGCCCACCCTCATCGCCGTGGCGGCGCTGGTCGTCTTTCCGCCCGTCGGCGGCGAGATTCCGAGCGAGGTCGGCAGCTTCGGCTACTTCATCTTCTCGTCGATGATCACGGAGCTGTTCAGCAACCCGATCGTCGCCGGGGCGCTCATCGTGGCGCTCATGGGGATGGCGCTCTCGTCGGTCGACACGTACGTGAACGTCTGTGCCATGAACCTGACGAAGGACGTGCTGGAGCCGCTCGTATTCGAGCGATACGACGTGAGCGGACAGGCTCGACTGAACACCGGCCGCGCCGTGACGGCCGGCTTCATCGGCATCTCGCTCCTGTGGGCGTTCGAGTTTCCGGGTCTGTTCGACATGTACTTCCTGTCGAGTGCGCTCATCTCGGCGACGACGGCCGTCGCCACGTTTAGCGCGTTTTCCAAGAAGCCGACGACGCTCTCGGCCTACCTGGCCATCATCTTCGGCACCGTCGGCATCTTCCTGTTCTTCTTCCTCGGCAAGTACGAGATGCTGGGCTGGCTGCCAACGTGGCTCACCAACTCGGGCCTGGCCTACGGCGTGATCGGACTCGCCCTTTCCATCATCGGCATCTTCGTGGGCATCGCCTTCGGCACGCCCCCGAGCGACCGGGTGCTCGCCCGCTACGACGGGAGCTACTACTCGGGGCGCCGCGAGATGTACGAGCTGAATCAGCAGCTGAAGCAGGAGGAGAAGGAGGAACGGGAGGAGGCCGCGGCGGCCCCCTCCGCGTAG
- a CDS encoding bacteriorhodopsin: MFEAVLDNAALASSIYVNIALAGLTIIVIAVMSRSIHDSRAKLITMSTLMISVVSISSYMGLASGLTIDPLVMPEGHPLAGQEVLSLWGRYLTWAFSTPFILLALGLLARSTTDKIFSAIVLDVFMCLTGLAAALTTSSHAMRWLWYALSTAFFVGVLYYLLVEWPAEADEAGTADIFSTLQWMTIVLWIGYPVVWALGNEGLALLEVGATSWAYSGLDIFAKYAFTIILVLYVSDEPDAVVSTSPATA, translated from the coding sequence ATGTTTGAAGCAGTTCTGGATAACGCTGCTCTCGCCTCCTCCATCTACGTCAACATTGCGCTTGCCGGGCTCACCATCATCGTGATCGCGGTGATGTCACGGAGCATCCACGACTCCAGGGCGAAGCTGATCACGATGTCGACCCTGATGATCTCGGTGGTGTCCATCTCCAGCTACATGGGACTGGCCTCGGGCCTCACCATCGATCCCCTGGTCATGCCCGAGGGCCATCCCCTCGCCGGCCAGGAAGTCCTCTCCCTGTGGGGACGGTACCTGACCTGGGCCTTCTCGACGCCGTTCATTCTGCTGGCACTAGGCCTGCTGGCCCGCAGCACCACCGATAAGATTTTCTCGGCCATTGTCCTCGACGTGTTCATGTGCCTGACGGGCCTGGCCGCCGCGCTCACCACGAGCAGCCACGCCATGCGCTGGCTCTGGTACGCCCTCAGTACCGCGTTTTTCGTCGGGGTTCTGTACTACCTGCTCGTCGAGTGGCCCGCCGAGGCCGACGAGGCAGGGACCGCCGACATCTTCTCCACGCTGCAGTGGATGACCATCGTCTTGTGGATCGGGTACCCGGTCGTCTGGGCCCTCGGGAATGAGGGCCTCGCCCTCCTCGAAGTGGGCGCGACCTCGTGGGCCTACAGCGGGCTCGACATCTTCGCCAAGTACGCCTTCACCATCATTCTCGTGCTGTACGTCAGCGACGAGCCGGACGCGGTCGTCTCGACCTCACCGGCGACGGCGTAG
- a CDS encoding SDR family oxidoreductase → MTDLTGTSAIVTGASSGIGEATAHRLAQDGVSVALAARREERLNALRDDIDAEGGTAIVCPTDVTDRDQVQALADATLDAFGSIDILVNNAGIMPLSLMENLHEGEWEQMVDVNVKGVLHAVGAVLPAMMEQEQGHIVNISSVAGRRTFPGSAVYSGTKFFVRALSERMRNELAPSHNIRVTSIEPGAVDTELPNTITDEDILAGMGDMQDEMQMMESADIADTIHYALTAPEHVDVEELLVMPTDQQG, encoded by the coding sequence ATGACCGACCTCACGGGAACATCCGCCATCGTCACCGGTGCCTCAAGCGGCATTGGCGAAGCCACCGCGCACCGTCTTGCTCAGGACGGCGTGTCCGTGGCGCTCGCCGCCCGTCGCGAGGAGCGCCTCAACGCCCTCCGCGACGACATCGACGCCGAGGGCGGCACCGCCATCGTCTGCCCCACCGACGTGACCGACCGGGACCAGGTGCAGGCCCTCGCCGACGCCACCCTCGACGCGTTTGGGAGCATCGACATTCTGGTCAACAACGCCGGCATCATGCCGCTCTCCCTCATGGAAAACCTCCACGAGGGCGAGTGGGAGCAGATGGTGGACGTGAACGTGAAGGGGGTACTCCACGCCGTGGGGGCCGTGCTGCCCGCGATGATGGAGCAGGAGCAGGGACACATCGTCAACATTTCTTCCGTGGCCGGGCGCCGCACCTTTCCCGGCAGCGCCGTGTATTCGGGCACCAAGTTCTTCGTCCGCGCCCTCTCGGAGCGGATGCGCAACGAGCTGGCGCCCTCCCACAACATCCGGGTCACCTCCATTGAGCCCGGCGCCGTGGACACGGAGCTGCCCAACACCATCACCGACGAGGACATCCTGGCGGGAATGGGCGACATGCAGGACGAGATGCAGATGATGGAGTCCGCGGACATCGCGGACACGATCCACTACGCCCTCACGGCCCCCGAGCACGTGGACGTGGAGGAGCTCCTCGTGATGCCGACCGACCAGCAGGGGTAG
- a CDS encoding DoxX family protein: MHRFSVYLIALLFAAAGTAHFVRPSAFARIVPPYLPAPYALVYVSGAAELLGALGVLVPGLRRYAGWGLILLALAVFPANVHMALHPADFEGIPAWALYLRLPLQVALVGWIYWALGLRIRT, from the coding sequence ATGCACCGTTTCTCCGTGTACCTCATTGCCCTGCTCTTTGCCGCGGCGGGCACGGCGCACTTCGTACGGCCGTCGGCCTTTGCGCGCATCGTCCCGCCGTACCTGCCGGCCCCCTACGCGCTGGTGTACGTGAGCGGGGCCGCTGAGCTGCTGGGCGCCCTGGGTGTGCTGGTGCCCGGCCTACGCAGGTATGCCGGGTGGGGCCTCATCCTGCTCGCGTTGGCGGTCTTCCCCGCCAACGTGCACATGGCGCTCCACCCGGCCGACTTCGAAGGCATCCCGGCGTGGGCGCTCTACCTGCGCCTGCCGCTCCAGGTCGCCCTCGTCGGCTGGATCTACTGGGCCCTTGGGCTCCGAATAAGGACGTGA
- a CDS encoding HAD-IG family 5'-nucleotidase: MDATDSSRGLFCNRTLNLRGIQAIGYDMDYTLIHYHMRKWEKRAYTFIREGLQAKGWPVDDLQFDPELAIRGLVIDVERGNVVKANRFGYVKRAFHGTTPLGYERQRDEYQRTLVDLGEDRWHFLNTLFSISSACMYMQLVDLLDADALEGSMGYTDLWERVQHTLDEAHMEGRLKEAIVQHPERFVDLDPQMPLTLLDQKRAGKKLLLITNSEWSYAQPMLAYAFNGFLPDDMTWRDLFDLSIVGARKPDFFSVDMPAFRIERDDGLLREHKNGPLEEDSVYVGGNAPLVERTLGLRGEEILYVGDHLFVDVNVSKKVLRWRTALVVRELEQEIEAFRSFADRQAHLSRLMEQKEQLEAEFSAKRLQRQRLDENYGETDGHEIEALEQEMSALRTRLTALDEDIAPLAKASSQLVNENWGPLMRTGKDKSLFARQVERYADVYTGRVSNFLHHTPFTYLRSHRGSLPHDEAAERDPQYESLTSGYEWDETTAKERG; encoded by the coding sequence ATGGACGCCACCGATTCCTCCCGGGGCCTCTTCTGCAACCGTACCCTCAACCTGCGGGGCATTCAGGCCATCGGGTACGACATGGACTACACGCTCATCCACTACCACATGCGCAAGTGGGAAAAGCGCGCCTACACGTTCATCCGGGAGGGCCTCCAGGCGAAGGGCTGGCCGGTGGACGATCTGCAGTTTGACCCGGAGCTGGCCATTCGCGGCCTCGTGATCGACGTTGAGCGCGGCAACGTGGTAAAGGCCAACCGCTTCGGGTACGTCAAGCGAGCCTTCCACGGCACCACCCCCCTCGGCTACGAGCGACAACGCGACGAGTATCAGCGCACGCTCGTAGACCTCGGGGAGGACCGCTGGCACTTCCTCAACACGCTTTTCTCCATCTCGTCGGCCTGCATGTACATGCAGTTGGTGGACCTGCTCGACGCCGACGCGCTGGAGGGCTCCATGGGCTACACCGATCTCTGGGAGCGCGTACAGCATACGCTCGACGAGGCCCACATGGAGGGGCGGCTCAAGGAGGCCATCGTCCAGCACCCAGAGCGGTTCGTGGACCTCGACCCGCAGATGCCCCTCACCCTTCTTGATCAGAAGCGCGCCGGGAAGAAGCTGCTGCTGATTACCAACTCCGAGTGGAGCTACGCCCAGCCCATGCTGGCGTACGCCTTCAACGGCTTCCTCCCCGACGACATGACGTGGCGGGACCTCTTCGACCTCTCCATCGTGGGGGCGCGGAAGCCGGACTTCTTTTCGGTCGACATGCCGGCCTTCCGCATCGAGCGCGACGACGGCCTGTTGCGGGAGCACAAAAACGGCCCGCTGGAGGAGGACAGCGTGTATGTGGGCGGCAACGCCCCCCTCGTGGAACGGACGCTCGGGCTGCGGGGGGAGGAGATCCTGTACGTGGGCGACCACCTGTTCGTGGACGTCAACGTCTCGAAGAAGGTGCTGCGGTGGCGCACGGCCCTCGTGGTGCGGGAGCTGGAGCAGGAGATCGAGGCATTCCGGTCGTTCGCCGACCGGCAGGCCCACCTCTCGCGGCTGATGGAGCAGAAGGAGCAGCTGGAGGCGGAGTTCTCGGCCAAGCGCCTGCAGCGTCAGCGCCTGGACGAGAACTACGGCGAGACGGACGGCCACGAGATCGAGGCCCTCGAACAGGAGATGTCGGCCCTCCGCACGCGCCTCACCGCCCTCGACGAGGACATCGCCCCCCTCGCCAAGGCCTCCAGCCAGCTCGTGAACGAGAACTGGGGGCCCCTCATGCGCACCGGCAAGGACAAGAGCCTCTTCGCCCGGCAGGTGGAGCGCTACGCCGACGTCTATACCGGGCGTGTCTCCAACTTTCTCCACCACACTCCCTTCACGTACCTGCGCTCCCACCGGGGCAGCCTGCCGCACGACGAGGCCGCCGAGCGGGACCCGCAGTACGAGTCACTGACCTCGGGCTATGAGTGGGACGAAACGACCGCCAAAGAGCGCGGGTGA
- the nuoH gene encoding NADH-quinone oxidoreductase subunit NuoH gives MIPSMVWTALGAFLVINAMLLSASLLVFAERRVSAFIQNRPGPNRVGPLGLLQPFADVLKFVLKEDVQPAQSNKFIHSMAPVVMVVIAMTTASLIPFAEGVVVADLNVGVIMLLALTSISVYGVTLAGWSSNSKFSLLGGLRSAAQMVSYELSMGLAVISVVLIAGSLNFMEIVEHQSSGGALLGWNAVRNPIGCLIFIVTAFAETNRAPFDLPEAEEELVAGYHTEYSGMKFGMFFLAEYVNWFIASFFIVTLFFGGYLVPLEPQLIALFPALEGSTLLALLQFVSLMLKVSFFSFVFIWVRWTFPRFKYNQLMKVGWKYLLPIALANAILIALGVVLFGAVGL, from the coding sequence ATGATCCCTTCAATGGTTTGGACGGCCCTCGGCGCCTTCCTCGTCATCAATGCGATGCTGCTTTCGGCGTCGCTGCTGGTCTTTGCGGAGCGACGCGTCTCGGCCTTCATTCAGAACCGCCCGGGGCCGAACCGGGTGGGGCCCCTCGGCCTCCTGCAGCCGTTCGCCGACGTGCTCAAGTTCGTGCTGAAGGAGGACGTGCAGCCCGCGCAGTCCAACAAGTTTATTCACTCGATGGCGCCCGTCGTCATGGTCGTCATCGCCATGACCACCGCGTCGCTCATTCCGTTCGCCGAAGGGGTAGTCGTGGCCGACCTAAACGTGGGGGTCATCATGCTCCTGGCGCTCACCTCCATCAGCGTCTACGGCGTGACGCTGGCGGGCTGGAGCTCCAACAGCAAGTTCTCGCTGCTCGGCGGGCTGCGGTCGGCGGCGCAGATGGTGTCCTACGAGCTCTCGATGGGACTGGCGGTCATCTCTGTCGTCCTCATCGCCGGGTCGCTCAACTTTATGGAGATCGTGGAGCATCAGAGTTCGGGCGGGGCGCTGCTGGGCTGGAACGCGGTGCGCAACCCCATCGGCTGTCTCATTTTCATCGTGACCGCCTTCGCCGAAACCAACCGCGCGCCCTTCGACCTGCCGGAGGCGGAGGAGGAGCTGGTGGCCGGCTACCACACCGAGTACAGCGGGATGAAGTTCGGCATGTTCTTTCTTGCCGAGTACGTGAACTGGTTCATCGCCTCCTTCTTCATCGTGACGCTCTTCTTCGGGGGCTACCTGGTGCCGCTTGAGCCGCAGCTGATTGCCCTCTTTCCGGCGCTGGAGGGCTCGACCCTGCTCGCCCTGCTCCAGTTCGTGAGCCTGATGCTGAAGGTCAGCTTCTTCTCCTTCGTCTTCATCTGGGTGCGGTGGACGTTCCCCCGCTTCAAGTACAACCAGCTCATGAAGGTGGGCTGGAAGTACCTGCTGCCCATTGCCCTCGCGAACGCCATTCTGATCGCCCTCGGCGTCGTCCTCTTCGGGGCGGTCGGGCTGTAG
- a CDS encoding TetR/AcrR family transcriptional regulator, whose protein sequence is MSVDDRQREEKRQRRRTIVDAAETVLDEKGRDAMTMADIADEAEVSRSLLYVYFENMADIVLAVTHRGFRAMRERFEAAAQQHDTGRAQIRAVGDAYVRFSREKPTLFRLVAQFESRAADPDESSERVRRCLAEADRGLQVISTAIRAGIDDGSIRQDLDPRQTAVTLWGATHGLIQLAANKGSGLEKRYNLDPGSLVNNGLDFLGRALADQDGS, encoded by the coding sequence ATGTCCGTTGATGACCGACAGCGCGAAGAAAAACGCCAGCGCCGCCGCACCATCGTTGACGCCGCGGAAACCGTTCTCGACGAGAAGGGCCGTGACGCAATGACAATGGCCGACATCGCCGACGAGGCGGAGGTAAGCCGAAGTCTGCTCTACGTGTACTTCGAAAACATGGCCGACATCGTGCTCGCAGTCACGCACCGGGGCTTCCGGGCAATGCGGGAACGATTCGAGGCGGCCGCGCAGCAACACGACACGGGACGGGCCCAGATTCGAGCGGTTGGCGACGCGTACGTCCGGTTTTCCCGAGAAAAGCCGACCCTCTTCCGGCTCGTCGCCCAGTTTGAGTCCCGTGCCGCCGACCCTGACGAGTCCTCCGAGCGGGTGCGCCGGTGCCTGGCCGAGGCGGATCGGGGGCTGCAGGTCATAAGCACCGCCATCCGGGCCGGCATTGACGATGGCTCGATCCGCCAGGACCTTGACCCGCGGCAGACGGCCGTGACGCTCTGGGGGGCCACGCATGGGCTTATCCAGCTTGCTGCCAACAAGGGGAGCGGCCTCGAAAAACGATACAACCTGGATCCCGGCTCTCTCGTCAACAACGGGCTTGACTTCCTCGGCCGGGCCCTCGCCGATCAAGACGGCTCTTGA